In Stenotrophomonas sp. ESTM1D_MKCIP4_1, a single genomic region encodes these proteins:
- a CDS encoding glycoside hydrolase family 3 protein: protein MNRPTQSLLASCLLAALAAPLAAAPASGERLQDWPRVQSAITADADIERRVQQILAQMTLAQKIGQMTQAEIKTITPEQVRRYYIGSVLNGGGSWPGMDKHASVQDWLKMADAYHAASLATDAKTPVPVIWGTDAVHGHNNVLGATLFPHNIGLGAAGDPELIERIGEATARSVRATGIGWVFAPTLAVAHDPRWGRTYESYSSDPAVIRSFAHAYVKGAQGRFQDDGNVVTTAKHYLGDGATDNGRDQGEALVDKATMVNVHAQGYYGALAEGAQTVMASFNSWNDRAAGIDYGKMHGSKALLTDALKDKMGFDGFVVSDWNGIAQVPGCRNDSCAQAINAGIDMVMVPDDWKAFIDNTTAQVQKGEIPMARIDDAVTRILRVKLRAGLFEHAPSDSRYAGDATAVQHRELARRAVRESLVLLKNEGKVLPLRRDARVLVVGKGADNIGDQSGGWSLTWQGTENTNADFPNADSVLGALRAELGADKVSVSADGQGVDPKTFDVVLAVIGETPYAETNGDILASDTVSHSRAYPQDLAALKAAAATGKPVVTVFMSGRPMYTNDLLNLSSAFVAAWLPGTEGKGVTDVLVAGKGGRPAHDFRGRLSFPWPGVPCPAPIDQPDAKKPALFALGYGLSYAKGGKVARLDEASPDSCGEVTMLPIFNRADTPPFALHVAAAGATQPLGNDLNATLRWPTARPVVQVRTVQVNTQQDAREVTWLAPAQLIARSTSRRNLGALARSNGALQFDVQLVKRPASPVKVTMQCGTGCEGGVDIAPLLGRLSPGQKQTVTVPLACFAKQGVALGAVEAPFVVTADTPFAAAFTQVKLTANTASAEGAVACP, encoded by the coding sequence GTGAATCGCCCCACCCAGAGCCTTCTTGCCAGTTGTCTGCTGGCCGCCCTTGCCGCACCGCTCGCCGCCGCCCCGGCCAGCGGCGAACGCCTGCAGGACTGGCCACGCGTGCAGAGCGCGATCACCGCCGATGCGGACATCGAACGCCGCGTGCAGCAGATCCTTGCGCAGATGACGCTGGCCCAGAAGATCGGGCAGATGACCCAGGCCGAGATCAAGACGATCACGCCCGAGCAGGTGCGCCGCTACTACATCGGTTCGGTGCTCAACGGCGGCGGCTCGTGGCCGGGCATGGACAAGCACGCCAGTGTGCAGGACTGGCTGAAAATGGCCGATGCCTACCACGCCGCCTCGTTGGCCACCGATGCGAAGACGCCGGTGCCGGTGATCTGGGGCACCGATGCGGTGCATGGCCACAACAACGTGCTGGGCGCGACCCTGTTCCCGCACAACATCGGCCTGGGCGCGGCCGGTGATCCGGAGTTGATCGAACGCATCGGCGAAGCCACCGCGCGATCGGTGCGCGCCACCGGCATCGGCTGGGTGTTCGCGCCCACCCTGGCCGTCGCCCACGATCCGCGCTGGGGCCGCACCTATGAAAGCTATTCGTCCGACCCGGCGGTGATCCGCAGCTTTGCCCACGCATACGTGAAGGGTGCGCAGGGCCGCTTCCAAGATGACGGCAACGTGGTCACCACGGCCAAGCACTACCTGGGCGACGGTGCCACCGACAACGGCCGTGACCAGGGCGAGGCGCTGGTCGACAAGGCGACGATGGTCAACGTGCATGCGCAGGGCTACTACGGTGCGCTCGCCGAGGGCGCGCAGACGGTGATGGCGTCGTTCAACAGCTGGAATGACCGCGCCGCCGGTATCGACTACGGCAAGATGCATGGCAGCAAGGCGCTGCTGACCGATGCGCTGAAGGACAAGATGGGCTTCGACGGCTTCGTCGTCTCCGACTGGAACGGCATCGCCCAGGTGCCCGGCTGCCGCAACGACAGCTGCGCGCAGGCGATCAACGCCGGCATCGACATGGTGATGGTGCCCGACGACTGGAAGGCCTTCATCGACAACACCACCGCGCAGGTGCAGAAGGGCGAGATTCCGATGGCGCGCATCGATGATGCGGTGACGCGCATCCTGCGGGTGAAGCTGCGCGCCGGGCTGTTCGAGCACGCGCCGTCCGACAGCCGCTATGCCGGTGATGCCACGGCCGTGCAGCACCGCGAACTGGCACGTCGTGCGGTGCGTGAATCGCTGGTGCTGCTGAAGAACGAAGGCAAGGTGCTGCCGTTGCGCCGTGATGCGCGCGTACTGGTGGTGGGCAAGGGCGCCGACAACATCGGCGACCAGTCCGGTGGCTGGTCGCTGACCTGGCAGGGTACCGAGAACACCAATGCCGATTTTCCCAACGCCGATTCGGTGCTGGGTGCGCTGCGCGCCGAGCTCGGTGCCGACAAGGTCAGCGTCAGTGCCGATGGCCAGGGCGTCGACCCGAAGACGTTCGACGTGGTGCTGGCGGTGATCGGCGAAACGCCGTACGCGGAAACCAACGGCGACATTCTCGCGTCGGACACGGTGAGCCACAGCCGCGCCTATCCGCAGGATCTGGCCGCGCTGAAGGCGGCGGCTGCCACCGGCAAACCGGTGGTGACGGTCTTCATGTCCGGGCGGCCGATGTACACCAACGACCTGCTCAACCTGTCCAGCGCGTTCGTTGCGGCCTGGCTGCCGGGTACCGAAGGCAAGGGCGTGACCGATGTGCTGGTCGCTGGCAAGGGGGGCAGGCCCGCGCATGACTTCCGTGGCCGTCTCAGCTTCCCGTGGCCGGGCGTGCCGTGCCCGGCGCCGATCGACCAGCCGGACGCGAAGAAGCCGGCGCTGTTCGCGCTGGGCTATGGCCTGAGCTACGCCAAGGGCGGCAAGGTCGCGCGGCTGGACGAAGCCAGCCCCGACAGTTGTGGTGAGGTCACGATGCTGCCGATCTTCAACCGCGCCGATACACCGCCGTTCGCCCTGCACGTGGCCGCTGCAGGTGCGACCCAGCCGCTGGGCAACGATCTGAATGCCACGCTGCGCTGGCCCACCGCCAGGCCGGTGGTGCAGGTGCGCACCGTGCAGGTCAACACCCAGCAGGACGCCAGGGAAGTGACCTGGCTGGCCCCCGCGCAGCTGATCGCACGCAGCACCTCGCGCCGCAACCTGGGCGCGCTGGCGCGCAGCAACGGCGCGCTGCAGTTCGACGTGCAGCTGGTGAAGCGTCCGGCTTCGCCGGTCAAGGTAACCATGCAGTGCGGCACCGGCTGCGAGGGTGGGGTGGATATCGCCCCGCTGCTGGGCAGACTCTCGCCGGGGCAGAAGCAGACGGTCACCGTGCCGCTGGCGTGCTTCGCAAAGCAGGGTGTGGCACTGGGTGCGGTGGAAGCGCCGTTCGTGGTGACCGCAGACACGCCGTTCGCGGCGGCCTTCACCCAGGTCAAGCTGACCGCCAACACGGCGAGTGCCGAAGGCGCGGTGGCCTGCCCGTGA
- a CDS encoding LacI family DNA-binding transcriptional regulator — protein sequence MRSRIEDVAAVAGVSIKTVSRVLNHEPNVREQTRERVLAAVARLGYKPNLSARSLAGQRSYALALVYNNPSRNYLMEIQSGMLEACHAQHYNLILGPVGIGRRTLPDLAALFENSRPDGVVLIPPLTDDEVVLSYLEEHGIPFACIAPRHPEGRIGVRMDETTAVVELIGHLVAQGHRRIGHIKGPRAHGACQWRHAGYRQALREAGIAYDPSLVVNGQFSFESGVDAANALLDLDDPPTAIFAANDDMAAAVYRVAGERGLRVPRDLSVCGFDDTPIAGHIYPALTTVRQPTAQMGRLATEQLIEHIRADAAGRMITVEHAVLERESTAPPRRR from the coding sequence ATGCGCAGTCGAATCGAGGATGTCGCCGCCGTTGCCGGGGTATCGATCAAGACCGTGTCCCGCGTGCTCAACCACGAGCCCAACGTGCGCGAGCAGACGCGCGAGCGCGTGCTGGCGGCCGTGGCGCGGCTGGGCTACAAGCCCAACCTGTCGGCACGCAGCCTGGCCGGCCAGCGCTCGTATGCACTGGCGCTGGTCTACAACAATCCCTCGCGCAATTATCTGATGGAAATCCAGAGCGGCATGCTGGAGGCCTGTCATGCGCAGCACTACAACCTGATCCTGGGCCCGGTCGGGATCGGCCGCCGCACCCTGCCCGACCTGGCCGCGCTGTTCGAGAACTCGCGCCCGGACGGGGTGGTGCTGATCCCACCCCTGACCGATGACGAGGTGGTGCTGTCCTACCTGGAAGAGCACGGGATTCCCTTCGCGTGCATCGCCCCGCGACATCCGGAAGGCCGGATCGGCGTGCGCATGGACGAGACCACCGCCGTGGTCGAACTGATCGGTCACCTGGTCGCGCAGGGCCATCGACGCATCGGCCATATCAAGGGCCCGCGCGCGCACGGTGCCTGCCAGTGGCGCCACGCCGGCTACCGGCAGGCGCTGCGCGAGGCCGGCATCGCCTACGATCCGTCGCTGGTGGTCAACGGCCAGTTCTCGTTCGAGTCGGGCGTGGATGCGGCCAATGCCCTGCTGGATCTGGATGACCCGCCGACCGCGATCTTCGCCGCAAACGACGACATGGCCGCTGCGGTCTATCGCGTGGCTGGCGAACGTGGCCTGCGCGTGCCGCGCGATCTGTCGGTGTGCGGCTTCGATGACACCCCGATTGCCGGCCACATCTACCCTGCCCTGACCACCGTGCGCCAGCCGACCGCGCAGATGGGCCGGCTGGCCACCGAGCAGCTGATCGAGCACATCCGTGCCGATGCCGCCGGGCGCATGATCACGGTCGAGCACGCGGTACTGGAACGCGAATCGACCGCGCCGCCGCGGCGACGCTGA